One part of the Asterias amurensis chromosome 11, ASM3211899v1 genome encodes these proteins:
- the LOC139943748 gene encoding uncharacterized protein, producing the protein MENEKKMDEQPGAVPPPAYGAHGYPPPPGDYPPQGQPGPPNTQGYPPQQPGYPPQQQQGYPPPQQQGASHVVVHQQQPATQVVMVGNCPTCHAGVLADSYTACGIILAICFFPLGVICCLMMKERRCTNCNARF; encoded by the exons ATGGAGAACGAGAAAAAGATGGACGAGCAACCGGGTGCGGTACCGCCTCCTGCGTACGGCGCTCATGGGTACCCGCCACCTCCCGGGGATTATCCACCGCAGGGACAGC CTGGTCCACCAAACACACAGGGCTACCCACCACAGCAGCCGGGTTACCCACCACAGCAGCAGCAGGGATACCCACCACCCCAGCAACAAGGGGCATCACATGTTGTGGTGCATCAGCAGCAGCCGGCTACTCAGGTGGTCATGGTGGGTAATTGTCCGACGTGTCACGCCGGTGTGTTAGCAGACAGCTACACGGCGTGCGGAATCATTCTCGCCATTTGTTTCTTCCCGCTCGGGGTTATCTGTTGTCTTATGATGAAGGAGCGGAGATGCACCAATTGTAACGCCAGATTCTAA